The stretch of DNA TCGACCAGCGTTTCGCTTGCAGCGTTCAGGCCGATCACTTCGACCTCACGGCCGTGGCGGCGCAGTTTGCGTACGACTTCCTCCAACGCGCCTACGGCTGTGACGTCCCAGAGGTGCGCATTGGTCAGGTCGATGCGGACGGCGCGCGCCGTCTCTCGGAGATCGAAGCGATCGGAGAAGATGTCCGCGCTAGCAAAGAAGATCTGCCCGCTTACCCGGTAGATACGCGTGTCGCTTACCACGTCGTGGTCGATCTCCACGTCCATCAGCCGCGTCACCTTCCACGCGAAGAACACACCGCTGAGCAACACCCCCACGCCGACGCCGAGCGATAGATCGTGCGTTGCGACGGTGACGACGACGGTCGCGACCATCACCGCGCTCGACATCTTGGGATGCCGCGCCAGATCGCGGAGCGATCCCCAGGAGAACGTGCTTATCGACACCATGATCATGATCGCGACCAAGGCCGCCACGGGTACCTGAGCGACCCACGGTCGCAACGGGACCATGACGATCAGCAGGAATACGCCGGCGACCATGGTCGACAGCCGTCCGGTCCCACCATAGCGGACATTGCCGACGGTCTGGCCGATCATCCCGCATCCGGCGATGCCGCCAAACGCGCCTGCCGCGATGTTGGCGAGGCCGAGGCCGGTGCACTCGCGCGCCTTCGAACTGGTGGTTTCGGTGAGGTCGTCCACCACGCTGGCAGTCATCATCGATTCAAGCAGGCCGACCGCGGCCATCGCGAACGCATAGGGTGCGACGATCCGAAGCGTGTCCCAACTCATGGGAACGTCGGGCAGCCCGAACGTCGGGAGCGAGTCCGGCAAGCGGCCTAGATCGCCGACCGTCTTCAACGGCATCGGGAACCACATTGAGACTGCCGTCAGCACGACGATGCAGATCAGCGGCGACGGGATCGCGCTGGATATCCGCGGGACGAGATAGATGATCGCAAGCCCGGCGGCGATCATCGCATAGGCCTGCCAGCTGACGCCGACCATCTGCGGCAATTGCGCCGAGAAGATCAGGATCGCGAGTGCGTTGACGAACCCGGCATGGACCGATTTCGAGACGAACCGCATCAGCACGTCGAGCTTTGCAAGCCCGAACGCGATCTGAAGCGCGCCCGCGAGCATCGTCGCGACGAGCAGATAGTGCAGTCCGTGCGCATGGACGAGCGCGGCGGCAACCAGCGCGACAGACCCTGCCGCGCCGGAGATCATCGCCGGACGTCCACCGGCAAAGGCGATGACGATGCCGATCACGAAGGACGCGAACAGGCCGACTTCGGGGTCGATTCCGGCAACGAACGAGAAGGCGATGACTTCGGGGATCAGCGCGAATGTGCCCACCATGCCGGCGAGAACGTCACGGCGTGCAGCCGTCCGGCCGCTGAACCATTCGGTCCGGTAACGAGAAAATGAGGTCATAGATATGTCCGCATAGGACGCCGGAACCGTGGCAAGTGCGCGGGCGGTTGATTTCAAAGGCGTCGGTGCGTTGTCCGGCGGATCGGCGGCCGGAATAGCCACCCGGAATTGCACCGGGTCCAAGCGAGTAGGCGCAACCTAGCGCCGGTGGTGCTGCATTGCAATATCACGGGTAGACACCTCCCGCCCTCAGTCATCCTGACGAAAGTCAGGATCCAGGGTTACTCGACGCGCCGCTCCTGGCTCTGGACCCTGACTTTCGTCAGGATGACGGAGGGTTGGTGCGGTCTACGTGAACAGATCCACGACCTCGGCCCCCTCGCCCACCGCCTGCAACAGCAATGTTCGGTGGCAATGACACGGGTCGCGCTCGTAGCAGAGCAGCGCACTCGGCTTCTCCGCCGCGAGCCCGAGCATGATCGCCGCCTGCGCCTGCGCCTCGGGCAATTCGAGTTGCTCGTCGTACACGGCTGTCAGGGTTGCGACGTCGCCCTTCTTCGCCGCATCGCGCCCACGCTTTGGCGTGCCCAGCGCCTTCAGATGGACGTAATCGACCCCCGCCTCGCGCAGCGACGCCGCAAGCGACGTCTTCGAGAACCCCGGTCGCCGCGACAGGGGGAGCGCGCGGACGTCGATCACGCGCTCAACCCCGGCCCGCGTCAGCGCCGCGAGAAAGTCCGTCATCGTGGTGGCTTCATAGCCGATCGTGAAGATCTTCATTAGGACGAAGTGGGAGTCCCCCGCCGTCGAGACAACCGCGGACACGACAACCGCTGACACGACAGGCTTCCCGCGCTATCTGGCCGGAATGACCCATGATATCCATGTTATCGGCGGCGGCCTTGCCGGTTCCGAAGCCGCCTGGCAGCTCGCCGAGGCCGGCCTCAAGGTGCGCCTCTCTGAAATG from Sphingomonas sp. HMP9 encodes:
- a CDS encoding SulP family inorganic anion transporter, whose amino-acid sequence is MTSFSRYRTEWFSGRTAARRDVLAGMVGTFALIPEVIAFSFVAGIDPEVGLFASFVIGIVIAFAGGRPAMISGAAGSVALVAAALVHAHGLHYLLVATMLAGALQIAFGLAKLDVLMRFVSKSVHAGFVNALAILIFSAQLPQMVGVSWQAYAMIAAGLAIIYLVPRISSAIPSPLICIVVLTAVSMWFPMPLKTVGDLGRLPDSLPTFGLPDVPMSWDTLRIVAPYAFAMAAVGLLESMMTASVVDDLTETTSSKARECTGLGLANIAAGAFGGIAGCGMIGQTVGNVRYGGTGRLSTMVAGVFLLIVMVPLRPWVAQVPVAALVAIMIMVSISTFSWGSLRDLARHPKMSSAVMVATVVVTVATHDLSLGVGVGVLLSGVFFAWKVTRLMDVEIDHDVVSDTRIYRVSGQIFFASADIFSDRFDLRETARAVRIDLTNAHLWDVTAVGALEEVVRKLRRHGREVEVIGLNAASETLVDRHAPGLSAQI
- a CDS encoding DUF488 domain-containing protein, translating into MKIFTIGYEATTMTDFLAALTRAGVERVIDVRALPLSRRPGFSKTSLAASLREAGVDYVHLKALGTPKRGRDAAKKGDVATLTAVYDEQLELPEAQAQAAIMLGLAAEKPSALLCYERDPCHCHRTLLLQAVGEGAEVVDLFT